In the Breoghania sp. genome, TGCCGGGCTACGGTTACGCGGAAGCCCCGAAAAAGACGGTGGATGCCTGGACCAACCTGATTTTCGATTACCTGCGCGGTCGTGTGAACCTGCGCCGGGTCTTCGTGCTGGTCGATTCTCGCCATGGCCTGAAGGGCAATGACCTGGCGGCGCTGAAGGCGCTGGACACGGCCGCTGTAACCTACCAGGTCGTGCTCACCAAGGCGGACAAGATCAAGCCTCCGGCCCTTGAGAAGCTGGTGCAGCAGACGCTTGCCGAAATCAGCCGCCGCCCTGCCGCCTTCCCGATCGTCATCACAACATCGAGCGAAAAGGGCGTCGGGATCGACGAGTTGCGCGCAACCATAGCCGAGATCGGCGGATTTTCTGCGCCGGCAGAGAGTTCGGAAAGCTAAGGCAGACTGTGGCCGGGTCGCGCGTCGTCACAATTTCCATGGGCACGGCGTTTACGCTCGGGACCGAATTGGTCTATAGACGCTCTTCAGAATTGGCCGAACCCGCACTGGATCGGGCATTACCGACGAGGCTCCCCCCGCTATGAGCAATCATTCCACGCCCGCGCTGACGCGCGCCACCATCATCTCCGAAGCCCTGCCCTACATGCAGCGCTATGACAACCGGACCGTGGTGGTGAAGTATGGCGGGCATGCTATGGGCGATGAAGAGCTTTCCAAGGCCTTTGCGCGCGACATCACGCTGCTGCGCCAATCCGGGGTTCATCCGGTTGTGGTGCATGGCGGCGGGCCGCAGATCGGTGACATGCTCAAGCGGCTCGGCATCGAGAGCGAGTTCCGCGGCGGGCTTCGTGTCACGGACAAGGCGACCGTCCAGATCGTGGAAATGGTTCTGGCCGGCGGCATCAACAAGGATATCGTCAACACCATCAATAACGAGGGCGGACGCGCCGTCGGGCTGTGCGGCAAGGATGGCCGCATGGTGGTGGTGGACCGGCTGACCCGCACGACGGTCGATCCCGATTCCAATATCGAGAAGATTGTCGATCTGGGCTTCGTGGGCGAACCGAAATCGGTCGACCCGACGGTGTTGAAACTGGTTCTCAAGGAAGACCTGATCCCGGTTGTCGCCCCCGTGGCGCCCGGCGTCGACGGAGAGACCTACAACGTCAACGCGGATACCTTCGCGGGCGCCATCGCCGGTTCTCTCAATGCCTCTCGCCTTATGTTCCTGACCGACGTGCCCGGTGTCCTCGACAAGGATGGCAATCTCTTGAAACGGCTGACGGTCGCCGAAGCGCGTTCGCTGATCCTCGACGGGACGATTTCCGGCGGCATGATCCCGAAGGTGGAGACCTGCATCGACGCGCTCGACCGGGGTGTGGAAGGGGTTGTGATCCTGAACGGCAAGGTGCCGCACGCGGTGCTGCTGGAGCTCTTCACCGAAGGTGGCGCGGGCACACTGATCACGCGCTGATGGCTCGCAGGGCAGACGTTCCCCCGTCTACCCATGTTTACCCACGCGACCTTTCCCGAATTGACCTGCCGAGTGGGCGCCCTTAAACCGGGATGACCCGGCGCGGGCCCCTTCGCCCCATGCCAACGCGCGAAAGTCTTCCTTCATGACCATGGATCCGTTCGGCCCTGTCACTGACTGGGTCTTCGACCTCGACAACACGCTTTATCCGGCCCAAACGAACCTGTTCGCCCAGATCGACGACCGGATTGTCGATTATGTGATCCGTCTGACCGGCTTGAGCGCCGAAGAGGCCCGTACGATCCAGAAGGACTATTACCAGCGCTACGGAACGACGCTGCGCGGTCTGATGATGGAATATGACATCGAGCCCGACGACTTCCTGGAGTTCGTGCATGACATCGACCACGGCGCGCTGAAGCCGGACCCGCGGCTGGGAAATGCGATCCGTCGATTGCCGGGCCGCAAGTTCATCATGACAAACGGCACGCGCCAACATGCCCTTGCCGTGTCAAACAAGCTGGGCATCACCGATTACTTCACCGACATGTTTGGCATCGAGGATGCCGAGCTTGTGCCCAAACCCTTTGCCGAAACCTACGACATCTTCCTCAAGCGTAATACGATCGACCCGACCCGCGCAGCGATGTTTGAGGATCTGGCACGCAACCTGAAAATCCCGCATGACCTTGGCATGCAGACGGTTCTGGTCGTGCCGTCAGGCACCCGCGAGGTGTTTCGTGAGGCCTGGGAGCTTGAAGGCCGCAACGCACCTTACGTGGGTTTCGTAACCGAAGATCTGGCGGGCTTTCTGGAAGGGCTTCTCGAAAAAGTCGCCTGAGGGCGCGGATAACGTCAGAGGAGAGAACGAAGTTCCTCGGATACGGCAAAGCCAGCCCCCCCCCCTCACCCGGCGCATCCGCGCCGACCTCTCCCTGTGGGAGAGGTGATGAGCCGGGCTCTTTTCCAAGGCGACAATCCGAATTTGCTGCCCTTGCGCCCCCCCCCCGGATCAGGGCCCGCTATGTCGCCACATGCGCGATCAAGCTCCCTCTCCCATGGGGAGAGGGGTGGGGTGAGGGGCTGCGATATCTCCGAGGGCACGGCATGGCCTGCCCCCTCACCCGGCGCGATCCGCGCCGACCTCTCCCCATGGGAGAGGTGA is a window encoding:
- the yihA gene encoding ribosome biogenesis GTP-binding protein YihA/YsxC, coding for MTDTPPLSDIDPADAEAAALARLEAGRLLFARPWDFVTSVARYQQLSAPQGVEVAFAGRSNVGKSSLINAVTGRKGLARTSNTPGRTQLLNFFSTPDFGGAEPVTIVDMPGYGYAEAPKKTVDAWTNLIFDYLRGRVNLRRVFVLVDSRHGLKGNDLAALKALDTAAVTYQVVLTKADKIKPPALEKLVQQTLAEISRRPAAFPIVITTSSEKGVGIDELRATIAEIGGFSAPAESSES
- the argB gene encoding acetylglutamate kinase, giving the protein MSNHSTPALTRATIISEALPYMQRYDNRTVVVKYGGHAMGDEELSKAFARDITLLRQSGVHPVVVHGGGPQIGDMLKRLGIESEFRGGLRVTDKATVQIVEMVLAGGINKDIVNTINNEGGRAVGLCGKDGRMVVVDRLTRTTVDPDSNIEKIVDLGFVGEPKSVDPTVLKLVLKEDLIPVVAPVAPGVDGETYNVNADTFAGAIAGSLNASRLMFLTDVPGVLDKDGNLLKRLTVAEARSLILDGTISGGMIPKVETCIDALDRGVEGVVILNGKVPHAVLLELFTEGGAGTLITR
- a CDS encoding pyrimidine 5'-nucleotidase, translated to MTMDPFGPVTDWVFDLDNTLYPAQTNLFAQIDDRIVDYVIRLTGLSAEEARTIQKDYYQRYGTTLRGLMMEYDIEPDDFLEFVHDIDHGALKPDPRLGNAIRRLPGRKFIMTNGTRQHALAVSNKLGITDYFTDMFGIEDAELVPKPFAETYDIFLKRNTIDPTRAAMFEDLARNLKIPHDLGMQTVLVVPSGTREVFREAWELEGRNAPYVGFVTEDLAGFLEGLLEKVA